In Pedobacter sp. W3I1, one DNA window encodes the following:
- a CDS encoding MGMT family protein: MKHDLFFEQVWDLTREIPKGRVTSYGAIAKAIGTPNLSRMVARAIGACGAARPAVPYYRVISSNGLLSGDPSSTAKRQELLESEGVEIKNLKVQNLKKVFWDPLIDME, from the coding sequence ATGAAACACGATTTATTTTTTGAACAGGTTTGGGATTTAACCAGAGAAATACCCAAAGGTAGAGTAACTTCGTACGGCGCAATTGCTAAAGCAATTGGTACGCCTAATTTATCCAGAATGGTTGCCAGAGCCATTGGCGCTTGTGGGGCCGCAAGGCCTGCGGTACCTTATTATAGGGTAATCAGTAGTAATGGCTTGCTGAGTGGCGATCCATCATCTACAGCTAAAAGGCAGGAACTACTCGAAAGCGAAGGCGTCGAAATTAAAAACCTTAAAGTTCAAAATCTTAAAAAGGTATTCTGGGATCCGTTAATTGATATGGAATAA
- a CDS encoding DUF2461 domain-containing protein: MPDIKQIPPSSFEFLRLLKNNNEREWFNDHKTAYQKELAYIESFAQDLLDLMNTHDVIETPSGKKSLYRIYRDTRFSSDKTPYKTHWSGSFKRAGKQRRGGYYFHIEPGNSFVAGGFFGPSPQDLKLIRENISFDATPLREILNDETFISSFETLKGEQLKTAPKGFDGDHEDIDLLRYKQFLLVHRFTDQEVLSKDYLGYCNQEFKNMRPFVDYMSEILTTDANGMEL, translated from the coding sequence ATGCCCGATATAAAACAAATACCACCTTCTAGCTTTGAGTTTTTAAGGTTATTAAAAAATAACAATGAACGTGAGTGGTTCAATGATCATAAAACAGCCTACCAGAAAGAACTGGCTTACATAGAATCTTTTGCTCAGGATTTATTAGACCTTATGAATACCCATGATGTCATTGAAACACCGTCTGGAAAGAAAAGTTTATACCGGATTTATCGTGATACCCGCTTTTCAAGCGATAAAACACCTTACAAAACACATTGGAGCGGAAGTTTTAAACGGGCTGGCAAACAAAGAAGGGGTGGTTACTATTTTCATATCGAACCAGGCAATAGTTTTGTGGCAGGTGGCTTTTTCGGACCTTCTCCCCAGGATTTGAAATTAATAAGGGAAAATATAAGTTTTGATGCCACGCCCTTAAGAGAAATATTAAATGATGAAACTTTTATTTCTTCCTTCGAGACCTTGAAAGGCGAGCAACTGAAAACAGCTCCAAAGGGTTTTGATGGAGATCATGAGGATATCGATTTGCTACGCTATAAACAATTTTTATTAGTTCATCGATTTACCGATCAGGAAGTTTTAAGTAAAGATTACTTAGGATATTGTAATCAGGAATTTAAAAACATGCGACCCTTCGTTGATTATATGAGCGAAATATTAACAACCGATGCAAATGGAATGGAACTATAG